One part of the Nostoc sp. PCC 7120 = FACHB-418 genome encodes these proteins:
- a CDS encoding BamA/OMP85 family outer membrane protein yields the protein MRISSAALLTLTTLVASNATQQAIAAPHTASTPSKQNENLVIPVVEETPVQLGNVTPPETEVTPQFSTKSRVIAQNSPVVLPSTPRPVVPPAPKPATTVNELVVTATDVQIVGATPELQEIIRQVIKTQTGGDTSQTQLQRDVAAILETGLFASANVNSRTTPSGLNVVYQVQPVIVRSLQLTGAKALTYSVAQPRFQSQIGKPISPEGLKQAVAQVNQWYADNGYNLARVLSIEPNRQGILNINVAEGLVSDIKFRFVNDDGKTIDSNGNPVGGRTKPDFLRQQLKLQPGQVFQENIVKQDVQQLYRTGLFQSVNVAFAGDATKLDMIYELKENGARAINLGGSYNGDVGLMGTLNYQDQNIGGKNDTLLANVGLSRTDLQFDTKFISPYRDTNSDRLGYTVNAFRRREISETFDDEIKLANGDKVREGKVGTGISLQRPIDGWNASLGFNYSRTSIRDRQGNITPTDAQGNPLSVSGTGVDDLTTVSFSATKDQRDNPINPTQGSVVRVSTEQSVPIGQGNISMNRLKADYSQYVPVNIFNSQTPQVFALNVQAGTVLGNLPPYETFNLGGSNSVRGYDAGNVGSGRSYVLASAEYRFPIVPIVGGVLFADFASDLGSGDTVLGNPAGVRGKPGSGFGYGAGIRVDSPLGLIRADYGINDQGESRVHLGIGQRF from the coding sequence ATGCGTATTTCTTCTGCTGCCTTACTGACTTTAACTACTCTGGTGGCTAGCAATGCTACTCAACAAGCTATAGCTGCACCTCATACAGCCTCGACTCCATCTAAACAAAATGAGAACTTGGTAATTCCTGTTGTAGAGGAAACGCCTGTACAGTTAGGGAATGTGACACCACCGGAAACCGAAGTTACTCCCCAATTTTCTACTAAATCTAGAGTCATAGCTCAAAATTCTCCCGTTGTCCTTCCCTCTACACCCCGGCCAGTTGTTCCTCCTGCGCCCAAGCCTGCAACAACGGTAAACGAGTTAGTGGTGACAGCTACCGATGTGCAGATAGTCGGTGCAACACCAGAGTTACAGGAGATTATTCGCCAAGTAATTAAAACTCAAACTGGTGGAGATACCAGCCAAACTCAGTTACAAAGGGATGTAGCGGCAATTTTAGAAACTGGCTTATTTGCTAGTGCTAATGTTAATAGTCGCACTACTCCATCTGGATTGAATGTAGTGTATCAGGTGCAGCCTGTAATTGTGCGATCGCTCCAACTCACCGGTGCAAAAGCATTAACTTACTCAGTAGCCCAGCCACGTTTTCAGTCCCAAATCGGCAAACCCATCAGCCCGGAAGGCCTCAAGCAAGCAGTAGCACAAGTTAATCAATGGTATGCCGATAATGGTTATAATTTGGCGCGGGTGTTATCAATTGAACCCAACCGTCAAGGTATTCTGAATATCAATGTAGCGGAAGGTTTGGTGAGTGATATCAAGTTCCGCTTTGTCAACGATGACGGAAAAACCATTGATAGTAATGGTAATCCTGTAGGGGGAAGGACTAAACCCGATTTTCTGCGACAACAACTCAAACTCCAGCCAGGACAAGTCTTCCAAGAAAATATAGTCAAGCAAGATGTACAGCAATTGTATCGTACAGGCTTATTTCAAAGTGTGAATGTGGCCTTTGCTGGAGATGCCACAAAACTGGATATGATTTACGAACTCAAGGAAAATGGGGCGCGGGCAATTAACTTGGGTGGTAGTTATAACGGTGATGTGGGATTGATGGGTACGTTGAACTATCAAGACCAAAATATCGGCGGGAAGAATGATACTTTACTGGCGAATGTGGGGTTGAGTAGGACTGATTTGCAGTTTGATACTAAATTTATTAGTCCCTATCGTGACACAAATAGCGATCGCTTAGGTTATACAGTCAATGCTTTCCGGCGGCGAGAAATTTCCGAAACCTTTGACGATGAGATTAAGTTAGCCAATGGCGATAAAGTGCGGGAAGGTAAGGTTGGTACAGGTATCAGCTTACAACGACCCATTGATGGTTGGAATGCTTCTCTAGGGTTTAATTATAGCCGTACCAGCATCCGCGATCGCCAAGGTAATATCACTCCCACCGATGCCCAAGGAAATCCCTTATCTGTCAGTGGAACTGGTGTTGATGACTTAACTACTGTATCTTTTAGCGCCACCAAAGACCAACGAGATAACCCCATCAACCCTACCCAAGGTTCTGTCGTCCGCGTCAGTACAGAACAATCTGTACCCATCGGTCAGGGTAACATTTCCATGAATCGCCTCAAAGCCGATTACAGCCAGTATGTACCCGTAAATATCTTCAACAGTCAAACACCCCAGGTCTTCGCCTTGAACGTGCAGGCTGGTACAGTCCTGGGTAACTTACCACCCTATGAAACATTTAACTTAGGTGGTTCTAACTCCGTCCGTGGCTACGACGCGGGAAATGTCGGTAGTGGTCGTAGTTATGTATTAGCTTCAGCTGAATACCGCTTTCCCATAGTGCCAATAGTCGGGGGTGTGCTGTTCGCTGACTTCGCCTCAGACTTAGGTTCTGGGGACACCGTTCTCGGAAATCCGGCTGGTGTGCGCGGTAAACCCGGTTCTGGCTTTGGTTATGGTGCAGGGATACGTGTAGACTCCCCCTTAGGCCTAATTCGCGCCGA